The Cellulophaga lytica DSM 7489 nucleotide sequence ATCAAAATCTGTTTGCGTACCTATACTAGTACCTTTTATTAGTACATTACAGCCAGGTAGTGGTTGTCCGGATGCATCTGTAACCACACCTGTTACTTTTTTTACTGAAGGATTGTAATAATATTTATTTTTTTTAACAGCTTTAGCTTGATAGTTGTAACCATTTGTGAAATTTAAGTACTTAGTATCTATAACAGGCTTAGTTGTTTGTTTTATAGGGTTTCCGGTTGATAAATTAATTTTTACATTCTTCCATTCATTTCCTGTGTTTTGGTAGACATTAGCTTTGTACTTAAGTTGAAGATTACTGGCTGTATTTTTAGATTTAATATCGTATGTTGGTACCCAACCAGCATCAGAAACAACATAAGACAAAATTAAGTTTAAGTTAATGTCTACAGGAGCGTCAAATTTAACAACTAATTCTCCTTGTGCTATAGCAGGCCCAGTGGTAAGCTCTTTTACTTGTAAATTTAGGTCTCTAATTGTTGTACTTATTGTTGTAATTTCTTTATTTATAGTGAATATCTCATCTCTAATTTCAGTAATTCGTTTTCTGTAGTAAGTGCTTATTTGCTTTAATGTTTCTAAGTCTAAACTCTCTGTACTAGCGCTTACTTGTCTGTTTTTAGTAATTAATAATTCTTCTTCTTGTAAACCAGATATTCTATTTTTTAATAGTTGAATTTTTTCAGAAAGTAATTTAGCTTCATTTTGTAATTCTGTAGCTTCTGGTGTTACCATAAACTTATCCAAATAGTTGATGCCATAATCCATTGCTAAAATAGAAACAGACTGTAACCCGGATATTTGTATACTGTTTTCATCAATTTTAGAAGATAAACCAGTAAATTTTAACTCGGTTGTGCCTTCTTTAAGCATAAAGTTGCTTGTGCGTGTAATTTGCGCTCCGTTTAGGTAAACCGTTACTTTTTTAATTGTAGAAGGTGTTTTATTATCTGCGCCAAAAAATGTTATTGGCACAAGTAATAATAGGTAAAGTAGCTTTTTCATAAATAATAGTTTTTAAGGTTGTGTAAACCTAAATATTACTATTACCGTATAAAACAGCTAATTTGTAAAATGGTCTTTAGAGTGAGTAAACTATGCTTTTAAGCTAGTTTTAGTATTGTTTTTAAAAGATGAACTACTAGGAAGCTCAAACAACTCTAAATCAAAAAATGGAATAGCGGCAAGTAAGTGATCAAATATATCAGACATTATATACTCGTAGTTTTCCCATCTTTTATCACTACTAAAGGCATAAACCTCTAAAGGAATACCTTGTGGAGTAGGAGCTAATTGCCTAACCATAACCATCATATCTTTATTTATAGCAGAATGATTTTTTAAATACGTGTCTGCATATTTTCTAAAAAGTCCAATGTTTGTAAGGTTTCTTCCGTTTATTAAAATAGACTTGTCTATATTATTACTTGTATTAAAATCAGTAATACTCTCTTGTCTACTTTTAATATAGTCGGTAATAAGACTAATTTTTTTAAATTTTTGAATGTCTTTTGGTGCTAAAAAATTGATACTTTCTTGTTTAATAATTAAAGCACGTTTAATTCTACGTCCTGGAGAATTTGTCATTCCTCTCCAGTTTTTAAAAGAATCCGAAATTAAGGCATAGGTTGGTATGGTTGTAATGGTATTGTCAAAGTTTTGTACTTTAACTGTAGCAAGGTTAATTTCTATAACATCTCCATCTGCACCATAATTGTCAAAAGAAATCCAATCACCAATGCGTACCATATCATTTATAGATACTTGTATGCTTGCAACAAAGCCAAGTATGGTGTCTTTAAAAATTAATAATATTACAGCAGAGGCCGTACCTAAACCAGTTAAAAATTTCCAAAGTTCTATGTCTGTAAGTATAGATATAGCTAACAAAATACCAATAGACCATAAAAAGATCATAAATACCTGTATGTAGCTATCTATAGGTTTGTCTTTAAGGTTTGGTAATGTTTTAAAGAAATCTTTTAAAGTATTAAGCAAACTCCTAACTACCCACAGCGTTAATACAATGCCAAAAACTTCTAAACCTTTTAAAATTATGCCTTGTGCTTTTATAAAACCATTAAAAACAAATGGAATAGCGTTGTAAGCAATAATAATAGGTACTATATGCGCTACATTTCTTGGTACTTTGTTTTTAACCAAAAAGTCATCAAAATTTGTTTTAGATATGCTTGTAAATTTTGCAAATACAGAAATGAATATTTTTCTTAAAACGTAATCAAAAATATAAAGAACAATTATTAAAAGAAGTAGTAAAATTAATGTGTTCAAGTATTTAGCATAAACATCATCCAAACCAATTTCTACTAAATAATTGTAAAGTAAAGAAGATACTTGATTTAAACTATACATATAATTGTTTATATTTTTAATATTAAACTAGACATTGGTAATTGTAATAAAAGGAATTAACTAATCTAAAAATTTAGATTTTAGCTCTGGAGTAGGAATCATACAATTATTTTTTTTGCCAAACCAATTGTATCTATTTTTTGCAATAATAGTATATATCCAATCTCTAAAACTAGCAGGAATTAGCTCTAAAATCCATAATAAAGACCAAATACCTCCAAATGAACGTCCAATTTTTAGAGCGGCAGACGATTTTACATAATATGCAATATTGGGCTCTATTAGTATAATAGAATCTGTTTTTTCCATATCAATATTACGTGTAGAAAAAAAATTATGTGCAATTTCTCCTTGTAATGTAGCAAATCTAAATTCATCTTTTTTATCATGTTTAATAATAAACTGTATAGCGTTGTTGCATAAATTGCAAACGCCATCAAAAAGAATTATTTTTTTATCTAAATCCACCCTGCAAAGATAAAATACCTACAGTAAAAAAGAGTGTTTTTATAATGAATTTAAGAAATCACCTAAATCTGTTTCTTTGCCTAAACTTAATTTCTTTTTAAGCCTATATTTAGATTTTAAAATACTATCTGGCAATACATTAAAAATGGCTGCAATTTCTTTAGTAGACAAGTTCATTCTTAAAAATGCAGCAAGTCTAATTTCTTTCTCAGATATATCTGCATAAATAGCTTTTAGTTTGTTATCAAAATCGTTATGAACATCTGCAAAATAAGATTTAAATAAGTCCCAGTCTTTATCATCTGCAGTTTGCTTTTTAAGTAACATTAAAATGCGTCTAAACTCTAATTTAAATTTTTCGGGATTATTTTTTAACTCTTTTAAGTTTTCTAATAGTTCTTGTGTAAAAGTATTTTTTTGTACCAAGTGTACCGTTAAACTTGCTAATTCTTTTTGTTTGTGTTCTATTTCTTTACGGTATAATTCATCTTGTTTTTTTTGTGTAACAATGTCCTTTTTCATACGCTGCCTGTAAATAAAAAAGATCATAATAGAAATAGAAAGAACAGAGAACATACCTGCAGCATAAAGACTAGTAGTTAAGGTTTTTAACTTGTTTTGCTGCTGTAAATTTTTAATTTCTTCTTCATTTAAAGCTAATGAAGTTTGTTTTTTTTCGGTTTCGTAAATGGTTTTAAGCTCTTCAATTTGCTGTACGTTTTTTAAGTTATAAATACTGTCTTTATAATTTTGATGATTTTTTAAGTCCTGTAATGCTAAACTATTATTGCCAAGTTTTTCATAAGCTAATGAACGTAATTTGTAATTTTCCATTAAATAATCTAACCTCTTTGAAGGTGTAGATTTTTCTATAGCCTTATCTAAATATGTTATTGCTAATTTTGGTTTATTAAGGTCTAAATAAAGTGTTCCTAGTTCTTTTAAAACATCAATATAATTGTATAAAAAGCCTTCTCTTTCATGAAATCTTAAACTTTCTTCTAAATAAACTTTAGATTTTTCAAAATCTCTAGATTCCCTGTATAAAGATCCTATATTAGTGTATAGCATTGCTTCATTAGATTTTAAACCGTGTTTTTGAGCAATTTTTAAACTTTCTCTAAAATGCAAAATTGCTTTGTCAAAATCTTTTAAGTTACAATATGTAGATCCAATTTGTAAATGCATATTACACATCCATATACTATCATCATTTAATTTATATACCTCCAGTGCTTTATTATAATATGATATAGCCTCGTTGTAATTGCCAATGTGGCTTTGTATTTCACCAATTCTAGCTGTAATATCAGCAATACGTATTGCACTACCATTTATAGAATCTAAAATTTTTAAAGATTCCATATACATTTTTTGAGATAATCTATACTGTCCCTTACTTAAATATACACTTGCAATATTTCCAATAGTATGACCATATAACCCAATTTTATTATTTTTTTTATAAATATTTTTGGCTTCGTTAAACATATCTAAAGACTTGTCTAAATTAGAGTTTAGTCTTTCTATATCTGCTAATTCATTAAGTCCCATAGCAAAAGAAACATTATCGTTAATTTCTTTTGCTAACGACATAGCAATTTTGTGATAATAAATTGAAGAATCCATTTTATGTAATACCTTATATGCTAAAGCGCTATTGTAGGCATTAGAAATAGTTTTTTGCTTATTGGATATAAGCTTAGCAATTTTATAAGCTTCTAGAGAGTATTTTAAAGATAGTTTTGGATTTTTATATTGAAGAATTGAATGTAGACTGTCTAATATTACTAATTTTTGCGATGAGGATATTTCTGTGTTTAATATATTTTTTAAACTATCTATTTCTTTATTAGATTGACTGAAAGAAAAAGTTGTAACACTTATTACCAAAAAGGTAATTATTAAGGTTTTCATAGGTTATTTCTGATAAAGTTAATTATATAAAGAATAAAATAATTGGGGACTTTACCTTTTTTCTTTGGTTCTAAGGTATTGATTTTTTATTTTTTTTATGATTTTAATTTTCATCAATCTTTGCTTGTCTATATCTTTTGTGAGATTTTTACCTCGTTATTTAAGCAGTAATGTATTGTGTATACCTTTGTTATATAGTGTTTTATTTTGTTTTTTGTAGTTTAAATGTAAATAAATATTTGTCCTGATGTTTATTTATTTAAAATTGATTTGTCCATACTTTGTCTATTATACATCTGATGTATTGGGGGTAATTAAAATATACTTTTGAGCTTTCAAATCTTAAAATAATATATTATGAAGCAAATGCATTCATATAGATCAAAAACAAACCTACTAATGTTTTTGTTTCTATTAGCGTCAGTATTATCTTGTAGTAAGGATGATGATTCTCAGCAAAAAAATAATGAATCCGAAAAGAGTAGTTTTAATGCTGTTCTTGCTGTTGGTGAAGATTTAGAAGATCCAATACAACAACAGCTAGAGGTTTCTTCTACACAAAGTGAGCAAGCAATTACTACAACAGACGATCAAGGTAACTCAACTGTAGAAAACTGGAGTTGCACTACAACTACTTATGATTTAAAAAGGGAATCTGGTGGAGAAGATGGTTTTCCTTTATTTAGTCCAAATGCTAAAATAATTTATCCAGGTAGCTTGTTACAGGGAAAAACACTTAAAAATACAACTCCAGACGTAATAGCTGTAGGTAGAGCAGGTGGGACGGTATCTTATGATTTGGTTAACGGTAATATATCTAGTACTGTAACTGTAGATGTGGTGTCTAAAAGTAGTATACAAGATGCTATGAACCAGATTATTGCAGCATCACCAGACGTAACGCCAGCAAATTTTACTTTTGAGTATGAACAAGTACAAAGTAGAGAGGCTTTAGCTATTAGTATGGGATTGGATGTTAAGTCTGCTTTTGTAAAAGCAGGTGCTAGTTTTGATTTTAAAAACGGAGATGATAAAAATAGAATTTTAGTAAAATTAAAACAAACGTTTTATACTATGTCTATGAACTTGCCAACTAGTAAGGACGATTTGTTTGCAGACACAGTAACTCCAGAAGATTTAGCAAAATATGTGCAAGAAGATAATCCTGCCACATACATTAGTGATGTTACCTATGGTAGGGTTTATTATATGTTAATAGAAACAAGCTCATCTTACCAAGAACTTAATGTAGCTGCTAATGCTAGTTTTGGCGTTTTTAGTACAAAAGTAAAAGCAGAATTAGAAGTTGATCACTTAAAAGAATTAAAAAATGTTAATATAAAAGTAATTGCATTTGGCGGAGATACAGAGTCTACCATTTCTACAATAGGAGAAACCAATTTAAGTTCTCTAGTAAGTTTGCTATCAAAAAGCGCAAATATTGGGTCTGGTTTACCAATAAGTTATGTAGTACGTAGTGTAAATACAAATCAAATAGTTGGTATACAACTTGCTACACAGTATAATGAAACTAATTGTGAGCCTCTTTTTGATAATGGCGAACCAATACAGACAAAGCACTGGAGAGGCAATATTTTAAATAAAATGGGAGGCGTTGGTGCAGCTTTTGAGCGTAATAAAGGAGAGTTTATACTTATAAATACGTCTGGAGATAAATATATGCGCAGTTTTAACGGCGCTTTAGAAGGTCCTTTTTCTGTAACTGATTTGTTTGGTGGCGAATACCCATTCTTTACTGGTGATAAGGACAGTGGAGAGTTTGATGGTATAGGAGCTATTGTAAATATTAGAAACAATAGTAAAGAAGATAGCATAGATAATGAAAGGCAATTTTTAGCAGTTTCAAAAAGTGGTTTGCAGTTTAAATACGCTAGTGGAAATTCTTGGGAAAGTTTTACTAGTATAGCAGATTTATCTGTTGAAAAAATAAACACTATAGGGGATAATCCTTTTGGTGTTAGTGGCATTGGAGCAGTATTAAATGTTTTTTACGAGGTAGAAGACAAAGAGACCGGTTATTATAAAAGTTCATTACACTTTTTTAATAAGGTTGGTACTAAACAAACTTTGTTTTGGTCAGGAAGTAGATATGGAAAAGGTGGAGAGATTAGTCATTCATATGATTTAACTTCAACTTCTAGTCAGTATAAAAACATACCTTTTACTGCTATTGGTGCGGCATTAAGATTTGATGTTGGAGGCAGCAAAAAATATATAATATTTGATATAACTGGTACAAAATACATAGTTTCTAGTAATAATACGGGTGATTATTCTCCAATTTTTATTCTCTAAGTGTTTAATAAAATACCTTTAGATAGCTAATTCTAAATTATTTCCAAATTTTACTTTCCTACTTATGATTGCATTTAATTATGCATTGGTCCTTAATAACTGTTAATAATTATATAGGATTGAGTTAGTGTAACTGGGCAATTTAACTATTGCTCAGTTTTTTATTGGGTATAAATTCTAGTTTTAGAAGCTCATTGATATTTAAAAAAGAATAGTAGGGTAGGTATAAAACACAGAAAAATCTTAAATTAAACAAGTAAGAATTACTTTTTTTATATTAAATAGTGACATTTACAAGTATATACTTTTGTAAGTATGCATTATTTATAAATAATTACGCAGCCATATCCTTAATGTATTATTTTTTGATAATATTTTAGATTGAGAAATTAATGTAAACTAGAAAACACTTCATTTAATTTATTGTTAATCAATATTTTGAATAAAAATTAAATTTATTGACATCTTTTTTATGTAATTGTACGTATATAAATTGCAATCAAGAAAAATCTTTGTAATTATTAAGATTTTTTGAAGAAAAATGAAGAAAGTATATGCTTGTCCATACTTTGTCCATAGTATTTTCTTTATAAAAGCATTGATAAAAGCTACTTTTGTAGTGTGAGAATATAACATTAAACTAAATATGGTTTACCCAAAATATTTAGTTTTAAAAGTTGGGGAACAGTCGGCCTCTTAAGTAGTTTTGTAAACTTCATAATACTTAATGCTGGCTGTTATTTTTTAGCCTGTACCAACTCTAATTTATCTACACTTACACTAGTAGTAAATAATCCATAATTTACAACAGCTTTATTCTTTTCTAAAGTATCTATACTACCAACAGCTTTACCATCTAGTAAACGGACTCTGTCACCAACTTTAAAAATATACTTAGGTTTTAGTTTTTCTTTTACAATAGCCTTTTTCTTTTCTACTTTTTTCTTTTCGCGTATTACCTCTACCTTTTTGGCTACTTCTTGTTCTACTAACTTCTTTTTAGCTTTTTGTGCTTTTACTTCTTTAGCTGTTTTCTTTTTTCTTTTACTATTTTCAGTTTCTACAATGCGTAATAGTTCAGATATTACTACTTTCTTTTTCTTATCCTGAAAATATTTCTCTGCAGCATCATTAACCTTATTACCTAAATAAATCATACGTTGGTTATGGTCATACAATTCTTGGTAATTTTCTAGTTTAGATTTAATTTTTGTATTTAGCTCTTCAAGTCGTCTAGATTCTTGTCTAGCTTTACTTTCTTCTTCTTGTAATCTAGAACCAGTTTTTTCCATTTTGCTTCGCTCTTTTTGCATTTTAGCAATAGTAGCATCAAAACGTACTTTACCTCGCTCAATTTTCTTTTTAGCTTTATTAATTAAGCTATAGGGAATACCGTTTTTTTGTGCAACTTCAAAAGTAAAAGAACTACCTGCCTGCCCTAAAACAAGTTTAAAAGTTGGTTCTAAACTTTTAGCATCAAACAACATATTGGCATTTGTAGCGTGCGGTAATTCATTTGCTAACATTTTTAGGTTTGCATAATGTGTGGTAATTACACCATAAGCACCACGGTCATAAAAGACTTCTAAAAAAGTTTCTGCCAATGCACCACCAAGTTCAGGATCACTACCTGTACCAAATTCATCAATTAAAAAAAGTGTTTTATCATTACACTTTTTTAAAAAGCTGTTCATATTTTTAAGCCTATAACTATAGGTACTTAAGTGGTTTTCTATAGATTGATTATCTCCAATGTCTGTCAATATTTTTTCAAATAAACAGACCGTACTACGTTCATGCACCGGAATTAGCATACCGCTTTGCAACATTACTTGTAGCAAACCAATTGTTTTTAAGGTAATACTTTTACCACCAGCATTAGGGCCAGAGATTACAATAATTCTGTTGTCTTGTTTTAGCTCTATAGTTTGTGGCCAAGTTTTTTCGTTTTTTCTGGTATTTGTTAGGTATAAGAGTGGGTGGTAAGCGTCTCGCAAATACATTTCTCTTTCTTCACTTATTTTTGGTAAAAGAGACTTTGTATCTTGTGCATATTTGGCTTTTGCAGCAGTAACATCGGTCTGTGCAAGGTATTCTTGGTAACTGGCCAATACGTAATCAAAAGGTTTTATAGCAGCTGTTAATTCTTTTAAAATACGATTTACTTCCTCTTTTTCATCGTATTCTAAATTGTTTAATTCTCTACTATGGCGCAATGTAGCTTCAGGTTCTATGTAAACAATACTACCAGTTTTAGAAGCTCCCATAACGGCACCTTTTACCTTTTTGCGGTACATTGCTTTTACAGCTAAAACACGCCTGTTATCTACAACAGATTCTCTAATTTCATCTAAATAATCTGCCGAGTTATAAGAGTTTAATGCAGATATAAAACTACCATTAATTTTACCTTTTACCGCATTAATTTCTCTTCGTAAATCATACAGTTTACTAGAAGCTTTATCTTTAACCTCACCAAACTTATCTATAACAGCATCAATTGCATTTGGTATTTCTGGCAACACATTTAGCGTTTCAGAATAGCTATGTAATAGTGGATAATATTCTTTAAATTTTTTAAAAAACTTAGTATGTATAACTACAGTATTACAAATACTGCTAATTTTTTTAAAGCCTCCAATTTCTAAGGTTGCATTTTCTATTTTTAATAAATGTAATTCTTTTGTAATAGTATCAAAACCGTGATTAGGAATTCGGTTTTCATTATCATAAGACGCTACATACTCATTAGTTTTCCCTAATTGCTTTATAATTTCTTCTTTATCACTAAAAGGAGCTATTTCTAAAGCCAACTCTTTACCTAGTTCTGTACTACAGCGCAAGTTAATGTGTTCTAATACGGTATTAAACTCTAGGTCTTGAAGTGTTTTAGGGTGAATTTTATGCATTGTATAATTTTAAGCCTTGCAAAGGTAAAGATAAGTGATGAAACTGTGAATTTGTAGTATTTATTTTAGGCGTTAAATTTCCAAGCTAAAATTCTACTTTTTTTATTGCCTTGCTCCATAGGTACTATAAAATAACTAGCTTTTAGTTTAGTAAGTTGTTTTTGTAATTTAGGTAAATTATCACTTTTAGAAACCAAGCTAGTAAAAACAGTAACTTGGTCTTTAAACAAAACACTCTCTTTTATTAACCTTTTTAAAAATAATGCTTCACCACCATTACACCATAGCTCGTTAGCCATACCACCAAAGTTTAGCTCTAACCCATTAGCTTGCTTTCCTAAATTTTTTAGTTTGCGTTGTGTACCTTTTGTAGCTTCTTTTTCTGATGAATGAAAAGGCGGATTACACATTGTAAAGTCAAACTTTTCATTTGGTTTAATTATACCAGTAAAAATGTTTGCATTACTATTTTGTTTCCTTATTTCTATGCTATCTATTAGGTTAGTGTTTGCTGCTACAATTTGTTTGGCATTAGTAACTGCGGTTTCATTAATATCTGCGCCAACCATTTGCCAATTGTAAATTGTTTTACCTAAAATTGGATAAATGCAATTTGCACCAACACCAATGTCTAAGCCTTTAATTGTATCCTTTATATTTTCTTTAGCAAGTATATCTGCTATATGATGTATATAATCTGCACGTCCGGGAATGGGAGCACAAAGGTAATTTTTAGGTATACCCCAATGGTTTATGTTATAATGTAACTTTAATAAGGCCTTATTAAGGTGTAAAACTGCTTCCGAATTAAAAAAGTCTATTGTCTTGTTATTAAATTTATTATCAGTTATATACAGGCTTAACTCTGGATGTTTCTCAATTAACTTATTAAATTGATATGGTGTATTATGTAGATTTTTTGGATGCACAGCTACTATTTTTTACAAATGTAAGATGATATCTAAAGAGATCACCCATTTTTTTATGCATTCTAGCAAAAAGAGTACCTATCTTTGTGCAAAATTATATTATGTCAAAAAAGTTTTCTAAACTAGGAGTATCTACTCCTCTTCTAAAAAGTTTAGCCGAATTAGAGATTACAACTCCTACAGAAATACAAGTAAAATCTATACCAGTATTATTAGAAGCTAACAAAGATTTTGTTGGTTTAGCAAAAACAGGAACAGGTAAAACAGCAGCTTTTGGTTTACCTCTTATACAATTAATAAATACAGAAAGCGCAAATATACAAGCAGTAATAGTTGTTCCCACAAGGGAGTTAGGACAACAAATTTACAGTAATTTAGTTTCTTTTGCTTCACATATGCCTGCCGTTTCTATAGCGTCTGTATGTGGGGGAACACCTATAAAACCACAAATAGAGCGATTAAAAGAAAACACACATATTGTTATTGCTACTCCTGGTAGATTAATAGATTTGCTTAAGCGTAATGCCATAACTATTAATAGTGCTAAATATTTGGTTTTAGATGAGGCAGATGAAATGGTAACCTCTTTAAAAGATGGTTTAGATACTATTGTTGCAGCATTGCCCAAAGACAAAAGAACTATATTGTTTACAGCTACAATGCCTGGCACAATTAAGCAAATAGTACAAAACTACTTATCTAAACACGTTACACAGGTTAGTGTAAATATGGAGACGGTTGGTAATACTAGTATAGATCACCAGTATGTTGTTGTAGAACCTATAGAAAAACTAGAGGTTTTAATGCACTTTTTAAACTCTAAAGAAGGCCAAAGAGGTATTATATTTTGTAAAACAAAAGCAGCAGTAAATAAATTAGCTAAGAATTTAGCAATAAATAAATTTTCTTCTGGTGCTTTACATGGTAGTTTAACTCAACCTATAAGAGATCGTATAATGGGTCAGTTTAGAGAAGGGCACATAAAAATACTAGTTGCAACAGATTTGGCAGCACGTGGTTTAGATGTAAAAGAAATTACCTATGTTGTAAATTATCATTTACCAGATGTTTATGAAACTTATGTGCACAGAAGTGGACGTACAGCAAGAGCAGGAGCAGATGGTTTTTCGTTAACAATACTACAGAAAGAAGAGGAGCAAGACATAGCAGAGTTTGAAAATGAATTAGGCATAACGTTTAAAAAGTTTAAAAAAGCTGATGCAGCTAGCATAGAAGAAAATAATACGCTTTTATGGGCTAGAAAAATTTTTAAAACAAAACCTAATCACACTATTTCTCCAGAATTTAAAGAAAAAGTACATACCATTTTTCATCATTTAACTAAAGAAGAATTGGTAGATAAAATTTTAGCAAATCAATTAGGGCAAACCAAAAAACTTGGTTCTGCACCATCAGAAGATAACAACTTTACGCTTTAATAGCATAAAAAGTATGGCAAATACAATAAAAAATAGGGAAGATATTTTACAAAAATTAAATATTCACCAATTAAATCCAATGCAGGAAGAGGCTCTTTCTGTAATAGAAAATACAACTAATACGGTATTATTATCGCCAACAGGAACAGGTAAAACACTTGCTTTTTTATTACCTTTAATAGATAGGTTAAATCCAGATTTAGAAGAAATACAAGCTTTAATTCTAGTACCTTCTAGAGAATTAGCTATACAAATAGAACAAGTTATTCGTTCTATGGGTTCTGGTTACAAAGTTAATGCTGTTTATGGTGGTAGGTCAATGTCTAAAGATAAAATAGAGCTAAAACATACTCCTGCAATTCTAATTGGTACACCTGGTAGAATAGCAGATCATTTTGATAATGAACGTTTTTCTACAAACTTTATTAAAACGTTGGTTTTAGATGAGTTTGACAAGTCTTTGGAAACTGGTTTTGAAGAGCAAATGAAATATATAATTGGGTTGCTTCCTAGTTTAAATAGGCGTATTTTAACCTCTGCAACACAAGGAGTTACTATTCCTAAATTTGTTAGGTTAGACAAAGCTGTTACTATTAATTTTTTAAAAGAAACTACTAATAAATTAGCTGTAAAAACGGTTGTTTCTCCTAATAGAGACAAATTAAGAACCCTACTTAATTTATTAAATTATGAAGGTAATAGTCCAGGAATTATTTTTTGTAATCTTAGAGAGAGTATAAAAGGAGTTAGCAAATTTTTAGACAAAAATAATATTACGCACGGCTGTTTTCATGGAGATATGGAACAGAAAGATAGAGAACGATCTTTATTAAAATTTAGAAACGGTACTTATGATGTTATTGTAGCTACAGATTTGGCTGCTCGTGGTATAGATATTCCAGAAATGAAATATATTATTCATTATGAACTTCCTTATAAAAAAGAAGAGTTTATACACAGAAATGGTAGAACAGCACGTGTAAACTCTAAAGGTACTGCCTATGTATTAAAATGGGAAGAAGAAAACTTACCAGATTTTATAAAAAATGCTCCTGTAGCAAAAATTAATAAAACAGGAACAAGAAAACCGCCATACTGGACAACATTATTTATCTCAGGAGGAAGAAAAGATAAAATATCTAAAGGAGATATTGCTGGCCTGTTTTTTAAGCAAGGTAATATTAATAAAGATGAATTGGGGGTTATAGAGCTTAAGCAAGACTGTACTTTTGTTTCTGTACCTGCAACTATTGCACCTAAGCTTGTAAATAAATTAAACAATAC carries:
- a CDS encoding thiol-activated cytolysin family protein; translated protein: MKQMHSYRSKTNLLMFLFLLASVLSCSKDDDSQQKNNESEKSSFNAVLAVGEDLEDPIQQQLEVSSTQSEQAITTTDDQGNSTVENWSCTTTTYDLKRESGGEDGFPLFSPNAKIIYPGSLLQGKTLKNTTPDVIAVGRAGGTVSYDLVNGNISSTVTVDVVSKSSIQDAMNQIIAASPDVTPANFTFEYEQVQSREALAISMGLDVKSAFVKAGASFDFKNGDDKNRILVKLKQTFYTMSMNLPTSKDDLFADTVTPEDLAKYVQEDNPATYISDVTYGRVYYMLIETSSSYQELNVAANASFGVFSTKVKAELEVDHLKELKNVNIKVIAFGGDTESTISTIGETNLSSLVSLLSKSANIGSGLPISYVVRSVNTNQIVGIQLATQYNETNCEPLFDNGEPIQTKHWRGNILNKMGGVGAAFERNKGEFILINTSGDKYMRSFNGALEGPFSVTDLFGGEYPFFTGDKDSGEFDGIGAIVNIRNNSKEDSIDNERQFLAVSKSGLQFKYASGNSWESFTSIADLSVEKINTIGDNPFGVSGIGAVLNVFYEVEDKETGYYKSSLHFFNKVGTKQTLFWSGSRYGKGGEISHSYDLTSTSSQYKNIPFTAIGAALRFDVGGSKKYIIFDITGTKYIVSSNNTGDYSPIFIL
- a CDS encoding endonuclease MutS2 gives rise to the protein MHKIHPKTLQDLEFNTVLEHINLRCSTELGKELALEIAPFSDKEEIIKQLGKTNEYVASYDNENRIPNHGFDTITKELHLLKIENATLEIGGFKKISSICNTVVIHTKFFKKFKEYYPLLHSYSETLNVLPEIPNAIDAVIDKFGEVKDKASSKLYDLRREINAVKGKINGSFISALNSYNSADYLDEIRESVVDNRRVLAVKAMYRKKVKGAVMGASKTGSIVYIEPEATLRHSRELNNLEYDEKEEVNRILKELTAAIKPFDYVLASYQEYLAQTDVTAAKAKYAQDTKSLLPKISEEREMYLRDAYHPLLYLTNTRKNEKTWPQTIELKQDNRIIVISGPNAGGKSITLKTIGLLQVMLQSGMLIPVHERSTVCLFEKILTDIGDNQSIENHLSTYSYRLKNMNSFLKKCNDKTLFLIDEFGTGSDPELGGALAETFLEVFYDRGAYGVITTHYANLKMLANELPHATNANMLFDAKSLEPTFKLVLGQAGSSFTFEVAQKNGIPYSLINKAKKKIERGKVRFDATIAKMQKERSKMEKTGSRLQEEESKARQESRRLEELNTKIKSKLENYQELYDHNQRMIYLGNKVNDAAEKYFQDKKKKVVISELLRIVETENSKRKKKTAKEVKAQKAKKKLVEQEVAKKVEVIREKKKVEKKKAIVKEKLKPKYIFKVGDRVRLLDGKAVGSIDTLEKNKAVVNYGLFTTSVSVDKLELVQAKK
- the rlmF gene encoding 23S rRNA (adenine(1618)-N(6))-methyltransferase RlmF, with translation MHPKNLHNTPYQFNKLIEKHPELSLYITDNKFNNKTIDFFNSEAVLHLNKALLKLHYNINHWGIPKNYLCAPIPGRADYIHHIADILAKENIKDTIKGLDIGVGANCIYPILGKTIYNWQMVGADINETAVTNAKQIVAANTNLIDSIEIRKQNSNANIFTGIIKPNEKFDFTMCNPPFHSSEKEATKGTQRKLKNLGKQANGLELNFGGMANELWCNGGEALFLKRLIKESVLFKDQVTVFTSLVSKSDNLPKLQKQLTKLKASYFIVPMEQGNKKSRILAWKFNA
- a CDS encoding DEAD/DEAH box helicase, producing the protein MSKKFSKLGVSTPLLKSLAELEITTPTEIQVKSIPVLLEANKDFVGLAKTGTGKTAAFGLPLIQLINTESANIQAVIVVPTRELGQQIYSNLVSFASHMPAVSIASVCGGTPIKPQIERLKENTHIVIATPGRLIDLLKRNAITINSAKYLVLDEADEMVTSLKDGLDTIVAALPKDKRTILFTATMPGTIKQIVQNYLSKHVTQVSVNMETVGNTSIDHQYVVVEPIEKLEVLMHFLNSKEGQRGIIFCKTKAAVNKLAKNLAINKFSSGALHGSLTQPIRDRIMGQFREGHIKILVATDLAARGLDVKEITYVVNYHLPDVYETYVHRSGRTARAGADGFSLTILQKEEEQDIAEFENELGITFKKFKKADAASIEENNTLLWARKIFKTKPNHTISPEFKEKVHTIFHHLTKEELVDKILANQLGQTKKLGSAPSEDNNFTL